Proteins from one Thaumasiovibrio subtropicus genomic window:
- a CDS encoding alanine/glycine:cation symporter family protein, producing the protein MQQLHSLLVAFDNLVWGPPLLILLVGTGIYLTVRLGAIQIRHLPTALKLVFSKNSGGQGDVSSFAALCTALSATIGTGNIVGVATAIKLGGPGALFWMWLAALFGMATKYAECLLAVKYRQKDANGAMIGGPMFFIEQGIGNKWLAKLFAFFALGVACFGIGTFPQVNAIVDAAELAFSVPKWMTAIVLTCLVAAVTLGGIQSIAKVASKVVPSMAVFYIVACLIVLISNASAVPAAISLVISSAFTQTAATGGFLGAGIMLAIQAGVARGVFSNESGLGSAPMAAAAAQTSSPARQGLISMTGTFFDTIIICTMTGLTLVLTGAWQSDYAGASMTTYAFAVGLNANYWGPLLVSIGLSFFAFTTILGWNYYGERCVVYLFGIKAVKFYKLVFIVLIALGAFLQLDMIWVIADIVNGLMAIPNLLGLIMLRHVIVAETELFFNDRKSAAQSINI; encoded by the coding sequence GTGCAACAACTACACTCACTTCTCGTTGCTTTCGACAATCTCGTTTGGGGCCCACCACTACTCATCCTACTCGTAGGGACAGGTATCTACCTCACTGTTCGCTTGGGTGCGATTCAAATTCGCCACTTACCCACAGCGTTGAAGTTGGTATTCTCAAAAAATAGTGGAGGTCAGGGCGATGTTTCTAGCTTTGCCGCTTTATGTACTGCGCTTTCGGCAACCATTGGAACAGGTAACATTGTCGGTGTCGCCACTGCAATTAAGCTTGGCGGACCGGGTGCACTGTTTTGGATGTGGCTTGCGGCGTTGTTTGGGATGGCTACCAAATATGCCGAGTGCCTACTCGCCGTAAAATACCGCCAAAAAGATGCCAATGGTGCCATGATTGGTGGCCCAATGTTCTTTATCGAACAGGGTATCGGTAACAAATGGCTCGCTAAGCTTTTTGCGTTCTTCGCACTAGGTGTCGCCTGTTTTGGTATTGGTACTTTCCCACAAGTAAACGCGATTGTGGACGCGGCAGAGCTGGCCTTTTCCGTTCCTAAGTGGATGACAGCGATCGTTCTCACTTGCTTAGTCGCTGCTGTGACGCTTGGTGGCATCCAATCTATTGCCAAAGTCGCGAGTAAAGTCGTTCCATCAATGGCAGTTTTCTATATCGTTGCCTGTCTTATCGTGTTAATTAGCAATGCATCTGCGGTACCAGCAGCAATCAGCCTCGTTATCAGCAGTGCATTTACACAGACAGCAGCAACGGGGGGTTTTCTTGGTGCAGGTATCATGTTAGCCATCCAAGCGGGTGTTGCTCGTGGCGTATTTTCTAATGAATCCGGGTTAGGCAGTGCACCAATGGCTGCAGCGGCTGCGCAAACTTCCTCTCCGGCACGCCAAGGCCTGATCTCCATGACTGGGACATTCTTTGACACCATCATTATTTGTACCATGACGGGACTAACCTTGGTGTTAACGGGTGCTTGGCAGAGTGACTATGCGGGTGCGTCGATGACGACCTATGCATTTGCAGTCGGCTTAAACGCGAACTACTGGGGCCCTCTTTTGGTTTCTATTGGGTTGAGCTTCTTCGCTTTCACGACGATATTAGGCTGGAACTACTATGGTGAGCGTTGCGTCGTTTATCTCTTTGGTATTAAGGCAGTGAAATTCTACAAACTCGTTTTTATTGTTTTAATTGCCTTAGGCGCGTTCTTGCAACTCGATATGATTTGGGTGATCGCCGATATTGTCAATGGTTTAATGGCTATCCCTAACCTGCTCGGCCTGATTATGCTTCGCCATGTCATTGTTGCAGAAACTGAGCTGTTTTTTAATGACCGAAAATCTGCTGCACAAAGCATCAATATATAA
- a CDS encoding biotin-dependent carboxyltransferase family protein has protein sequence MLTVLRAGPSILLQDLGRYGVAHFGLSQGGPMDLHAFCWANTLLNNPPNASCLEITLGLCAFQFQSPTDFTLCGADANSKLNDASIQHWQTHRANAGDVLTISGFKSGNYLYLAVKDGFKVPNTLNSQSTVIRNQLGGLYGDGLALQNQDELPYQIHTQPLKMKALSTRHIPNYNANLTLHVLPSYQFHQFEAEAKATFFQSGYTVTQKCNRMGYCLNGAPINSHLNGVISEGIVLGAIQITNAGQPIVLMSDRQTIGGYPKMGVVMKTDLFRFSQARFGQQIHFKQGHFDVANLKWRKFRQFFGVQC, from the coding sequence ATGTTAACCGTCCTCCGTGCTGGACCCTCGATTCTTCTGCAAGATCTTGGCCGCTATGGTGTCGCCCACTTTGGGTTAAGCCAAGGTGGTCCTATGGATCTTCACGCATTTTGCTGGGCGAATACCTTACTCAACAACCCACCGAATGCGAGTTGTTTAGAGATCACCTTAGGATTATGTGCTTTTCAATTTCAATCGCCTACAGATTTTACGCTCTGTGGCGCAGACGCAAACAGTAAGCTCAATGACGCCAGCATCCAGCACTGGCAAACTCACCGCGCAAATGCAGGGGATGTGTTAACAATTAGCGGTTTCAAGTCAGGTAATTACCTTTATCTGGCGGTGAAAGACGGGTTTAAAGTTCCTAACACCCTAAACAGCCAGAGTACTGTGATCCGCAATCAATTGGGGGGCTTGTATGGTGATGGCTTGGCCTTGCAAAACCAAGATGAGTTGCCGTACCAAATACATACCCAACCTCTTAAGATGAAAGCGCTCTCCACGCGTCACATACCAAATTACAATGCAAATCTAACGCTTCATGTATTGCCAAGCTATCAGTTCCATCAATTTGAAGCGGAAGCCAAAGCGACTTTTTTTCAATCAGGTTACACCGTCACTCAAAAATGTAATCGTATGGGCTACTGCTTAAATGGCGCCCCCATTAACAGCCACTTAAACGGTGTAATATCTGAAGGTATTGTCCTCGGTGCAATACAAATCACTAACGCTGGCCAACCGATTGTCTTGATGTCTGATCGTCAAACAATCGGCGGCTACCCTAAGATGGGTGTTGTGATGAAAACCGATCTTTTTCGCTTCTCTCAAGCACGCTTCGGACAACAGATTCACTTTAAGCAGGGGCATTTTGACGTGGCTAATTTAAAGTGGCGAAAATTCAGGCAGTTCTTTGGCGTGCAATGTTAA
- a CDS encoding 5-oxoprolinase subunit B family protein, with amino-acid sequence MELQQVNENSVLIKFGNDIDVGLPSQIQSACSAIKQRFVRNVRDLTPSYTTLLVEFVEVPDLTELRTVLVDVAQATPISPHSPPVVIPGYYHQAAYTDLDKTAASLKLTPAELIHLHTSTHYTVCAIGFMPGFGFMAELPPSLVLPRLSTPKRVNAGSIAIADRQTAVYPSESPGGWHVLGLCPLPLFDKQSPQDSLLKVGMQVRFESISREQYFERLEAEKC; translated from the coding sequence ATGGAACTACAGCAAGTTAACGAAAATAGCGTCCTCATCAAGTTTGGTAATGACATTGATGTCGGTTTACCAAGTCAGATTCAATCTGCTTGCTCAGCCATCAAGCAGCGCTTTGTGCGCAATGTACGTGACCTCACCCCTTCCTATACAACCTTGCTCGTTGAGTTTGTAGAAGTGCCCGACTTGACTGAGCTACGCACTGTCTTAGTCGATGTAGCACAAGCGACTCCAATATCGCCACATTCCCCGCCAGTTGTGATCCCCGGATACTATCACCAAGCAGCCTACACCGATCTTGATAAGACTGCGGCTTCGCTAAAGCTGACCCCCGCGGAACTGATCCATCTACATACGTCTACCCACTACACCGTTTGTGCAATAGGTTTTATGCCGGGATTTGGTTTTATGGCCGAGCTACCTCCCTCGCTTGTTTTGCCGAGGTTATCTACACCAAAGCGTGTTAACGCAGGCAGCATTGCGATCGCTGATCGCCAAACGGCAGTCTATCCTAGCGAGTCGCCCGGAGGCTGGCACGTACTAGGGCTATGCCCACTGCCGCTATTCGACAAACAGAGTCCACAAGATTCGTTACTCAAAGTCGGTATGCAAGTAAGGTTTGAATCTATTTCACGTGAGCAATATTTTGAGCGCTTGGAGGCAGAGAAATGTTAA
- a CDS encoding 5-oxoprolinase subunit PxpA, with the protein MKINSDVGESYGPWTLGNDEALFPFLNQANIACGFHASDPATMATTVKLAVKHQLLIGAHPGYDDKVGFGRRAIPHSLDEIKALITYQVGALQAFCLLENTTVAYIKPHGALYNLMMEDHEVFEAIASTSAGLGLPLMALATEEYRDYQQLADKHQCALIYEAFVDRHYADNGRLLPRQHAEALLISDIELKSRIDDLKQGFITSHSGKRLNFPIHSLCVHGDTPKAIEMVRQVSHWLKSDQ; encoded by the coding sequence ATGAAAATTAACAGCGATGTCGGTGAAAGTTATGGCCCATGGACGCTCGGTAATGATGAAGCACTCTTTCCTTTTCTCAATCAAGCCAACATTGCCTGCGGCTTTCACGCATCTGACCCAGCAACCATGGCGACAACGGTTAAACTGGCCGTGAAGCACCAATTGCTGATAGGTGCTCACCCCGGCTATGACGACAAAGTGGGATTTGGGCGTCGTGCCATACCCCACTCTCTCGATGAGATAAAGGCACTCATCACCTATCAAGTAGGCGCATTGCAAGCATTTTGTCTGCTAGAGAACACCACCGTAGCCTATATAAAGCCCCACGGTGCCTTGTATAATTTAATGATGGAAGACCATGAGGTATTTGAAGCGATAGCATCGACATCTGCGGGGTTAGGATTACCCTTGATGGCACTCGCGACAGAAGAATACCGCGATTACCAACAACTTGCGGATAAACATCAATGTGCACTCATCTACGAAGCATTTGTCGATCGCCACTATGCAGATAATGGCCGTCTACTGCCACGCCAACATGCAGAGGCATTACTCATCTCGGATATTGAGCTGAAATCACGCATTGACGATTTAAAGCAAGGATTTATCACCTCGCATTCTGGAAAGCGTCTGAATTTCCCAATCCATTCACTTTGTGTACATGGCGATACCCCAAAAGCGATCGAGATGGTGAGACAAGTCTCGCACTGGCTAAAATCAGATCAATAG
- a CDS encoding efflux RND transporter permease subunit has protein sequence MNKILANSRLLILCIGMLLVSALGAIQALPRAEDPKLVNRWGSVSTYNPGSKPEHIEALITEPIELALRELDEIKLIESVSRTGISIINIELNETLSDTEAAWSKVRDKLNDIDGSLPAGTSKPDFDNSKSQAFTSITALKWAQDSPPDLLVLSRYADELANQLRNLPGTEYVEVYGAPEEEIMVEFDLEKAASLGLTADSISRLIQSSDTKTSAGELFNDSYRFQVEFSQSLDSVETVLNAPLLTLGSGHRVTVGDVAKVYRKAKTPDEQRALVDGEPAVVVASRMQSTLRVDLWTDRIHRKYTDFQAELPSNIKMVTLFEQNGYTTQRLTELLKNMGMGFALIVVVLLITLGLRSAFIVAMSLPLTSAFTLVLMNLFDIPINQMSVTGLIVALGIMVDNAIVMVDTIQEERKAGKGNLESALHAIHHLWIPLLGSTLTTILAFAPIFLMPGSAGEFVGAIAITVSFSLVGSYLISHTLVAGFAGRVIASKDIDPRWYHSGVHLPRLSNAFRRLVMKAVQYPILTVLLVSSVPGVGFWSISQLTEQFFPPSDRDMFQIQLHLPSNASIDATHLVVNQASEIIHEFEGIEGLNWVIGRDFPSFYYNLVGRHQGSANFAQAMVKTDTFNTANTLIPKLQVALDTRLPQAQALVRKLEQGPPFNAPIEIRVSGPNLDKIRSLSEEIRSVLATTPYVVHTRETMLPGVPTVNVDVNLHEGQINAMLQSDIARYLNASLSGVTGGYLIEATEQIPIRVRLSAQQRTGIESVDNIKFPTAEQGNGQFQPLSAIAQTELIPGIGAIPRRDGRRVNVIEGYLQANILPQTALDIFVERLAAKNITIPPGYTLELGGESAERNESVNQLMSNLFVVFTLLIGVVVLSFNSFRLSIIIFLVGGQAAGLGLLSVWLFNYPFGFTVIIGLLGLVGLAINAAIVIIAELRTRPLALQGDREEIVSSVMSCTRHITSTTITTVGGFLPLIIGGGGFWPPFAIAIAGGTVFTTLVSFFFVPAAFKLALFKRPLTMATSDVATQMNNTQ, from the coding sequence ATGAACAAAATTCTTGCGAACAGTCGACTACTGATCCTCTGCATCGGTATGCTGTTGGTCTCCGCGCTTGGCGCGATTCAAGCGCTGCCAAGGGCCGAAGATCCCAAGCTTGTCAATCGCTGGGGAAGTGTTTCAACTTACAACCCAGGGAGTAAGCCTGAGCACATTGAAGCTTTGATCACCGAACCCATTGAACTTGCGTTACGTGAGCTAGACGAGATCAAGCTTATCGAGTCTGTATCACGTACTGGCATATCGATTATCAACATCGAGCTCAACGAGACACTGTCCGACACTGAAGCCGCTTGGTCCAAGGTCCGAGATAAGCTTAATGACATCGACGGCAGCCTTCCTGCTGGCACCTCCAAACCCGACTTTGATAACAGCAAGTCACAAGCTTTTACGTCAATTACCGCGCTAAAGTGGGCGCAAGACTCGCCTCCAGATCTCCTCGTGCTTTCTCGTTATGCAGATGAGCTTGCTAATCAACTTCGCAACCTACCCGGCACTGAGTATGTTGAAGTTTATGGCGCGCCGGAAGAAGAGATCATGGTTGAGTTCGATTTAGAAAAAGCAGCCAGCCTTGGGCTCACTGCGGATTCTATTTCGCGCTTGATTCAATCTTCTGATACCAAAACCAGTGCGGGCGAACTCTTCAATGATAGCTACCGATTTCAAGTTGAGTTCTCACAGTCTCTCGATAGTGTCGAAACCGTCCTCAATGCACCTTTACTCACACTTGGTAGTGGCCACCGTGTGACCGTTGGCGATGTCGCAAAGGTTTATCGCAAAGCGAAAACCCCTGATGAACAACGCGCACTTGTCGATGGTGAACCCGCTGTGGTGGTTGCGTCTCGCATGCAGTCAACACTGCGAGTTGACCTATGGACAGACAGAATACACCGTAAATATACTGATTTTCAGGCCGAGTTACCTAGCAATATCAAGATGGTGACACTGTTCGAGCAAAATGGTTACACCACACAGCGGCTAACCGAGTTGCTGAAAAATATGGGAATGGGCTTTGCGCTCATCGTTGTCGTACTGCTCATTACGCTTGGATTGCGCTCAGCCTTTATTGTCGCCATGTCCTTGCCGCTCACTTCGGCATTTACACTGGTGTTGATGAACTTGTTCGATATTCCGATCAACCAAATGTCAGTCACCGGTCTTATCGTAGCTTTGGGAATTATGGTGGATAATGCCATTGTTATGGTCGATACCATTCAAGAAGAGCGAAAAGCAGGGAAAGGTAACTTAGAGAGTGCACTCCATGCTATCCATCATCTGTGGATCCCTCTTCTTGGATCAACATTAACGACGATTCTTGCCTTTGCGCCCATCTTCTTAATGCCGGGCTCTGCAGGCGAGTTTGTCGGCGCTATCGCAATCACGGTTTCCTTCTCTCTCGTCGGTTCTTACCTCATTTCACACACCCTAGTCGCAGGCTTTGCTGGCCGAGTGATTGCGAGCAAAGACATTGACCCACGCTGGTATCACAGTGGTGTTCATCTGCCAAGACTGTCAAATGCCTTTCGACGTTTAGTGATGAAGGCGGTGCAATATCCTATTTTGACCGTTCTCCTGGTCTCATCAGTACCGGGCGTCGGTTTTTGGTCAATTAGCCAACTCACTGAGCAATTTTTCCCCCCTTCTGACCGCGACATGTTTCAAATTCAACTTCATTTGCCATCAAATGCCAGCATTGATGCTACCCACCTTGTCGTTAATCAGGCATCAGAGATTATCCATGAGTTTGAGGGAATTGAAGGTTTGAATTGGGTCATCGGTCGCGACTTTCCGTCGTTTTACTACAATCTCGTCGGCCGACACCAAGGGTCAGCGAACTTTGCTCAAGCGATGGTGAAAACAGATACCTTCAACACGGCAAACACCTTGATACCGAAACTGCAGGTTGCACTTGATACACGCTTACCCCAAGCACAAGCCTTAGTCAGAAAACTAGAACAAGGTCCCCCCTTTAACGCCCCGATCGAAATTCGCGTTTCCGGCCCCAACCTCGATAAGATTCGTAGCCTAAGTGAAGAGATCCGCAGTGTCTTAGCCACTACGCCGTATGTCGTACACACGCGTGAAACTATGCTGCCTGGTGTGCCAACCGTCAACGTGGATGTCAATCTTCATGAAGGCCAAATCAACGCCATGTTGCAGTCAGATATTGCCCGCTACCTTAACGCAAGTCTTTCAGGCGTGACCGGCGGCTACTTAATTGAAGCTACCGAACAAATCCCGATTCGAGTGAGGCTAAGTGCTCAGCAGCGAACGGGCATTGAATCGGTCGATAACATTAAGTTCCCTACTGCAGAACAAGGTAATGGCCAGTTTCAGCCGCTCAGTGCGATAGCACAAACCGAACTTATTCCTGGTATTGGTGCCATACCTCGTCGTGATGGGCGTCGTGTCAACGTCATTGAAGGTTATCTGCAAGCCAATATTCTGCCGCAAACCGCACTCGATATATTCGTAGAGCGTTTAGCCGCCAAAAACATCACTATCCCACCGGGGTACACACTCGAGCTTGGTGGTGAGTCAGCAGAGCGTAACGAATCGGTCAATCAATTGATGTCTAACTTGTTCGTCGTTTTCACTTTGTTGATCGGCGTGGTTGTGCTGTCCTTCAATTCCTTCCGCCTGAGCATCATTATTTTCTTAGTCGGGGGGCAAGCGGCGGGGCTCGGTTTGTTGTCAGTGTGGCTGTTCAACTACCCCTTTGGTTTTACGGTAATCATTGGCTTACTGGGTTTGGTTGGTCTCGCGATTAACGCTGCGATCGTTATCATCGCGGAGTTACGCACTCGTCCACTGGCATTGCAAGGTGACAGAGAAGAGATCGTATCAAGTGTTATGAGTTGCACTCGACATATTACATCGACAACGATTACCACCGTCGGTGGCTTCTTGCCGCTCATCATTGGCGGCGGTGGATTCTGGCCACCGTTTGCTATCGCTATCGCTGGCGGCACTGTGTTTACCACCCTAGTGTCATTCTTCTTTGTCCCCGCTGCATTTAAGTTAGCCCTATTCAAACGTCCTCTGACGATGGCAACATCGGATGTCGCAACTCAGATGAACAACACACAGTAA
- a CDS encoding efflux RND transporter periplasmic adaptor subunit: protein MKKLLVISVCSALLFGCNSAGQSASTDAQVSIPVANVAALTASDSYVITKEFTGMVEAANQASLGFELGGKVDKVWVSTGDRVAVGEPLLRLDTAILQTEQAQIIAQKNQLDAQLNLIDANLKRQRTLKSKGFSAEAEIDSLTSERRVLIASQNQLDASLATVNLRIEKSTLYAPYSGLVANRFVSIGDVVNVGQSAISLLSSEQLEASIGLPTELIANVLGQDSFNLRINGSDYPAQLIRQAAQIDRLSRTQILKFSLPHDQGLLNGQLAYLAVKETKKVPGYWVPVSALTDGVRGVWNVFALDNDNRIERRTVNVIHANQHKAYITGAIHDGDQLVVNGLHRLVPGQIIEPRRESDQ, encoded by the coding sequence ATGAAAAAACTACTCGTAATCTCTGTCTGCTCTGCTTTGCTCTTTGGCTGCAACAGTGCCGGACAGTCCGCTTCAACTGACGCCCAAGTCTCTATTCCTGTCGCCAACGTCGCTGCACTAACAGCATCCGATAGTTATGTGATTACCAAAGAGTTCACTGGGATGGTTGAAGCGGCAAATCAAGCCTCACTGGGATTTGAACTCGGTGGCAAAGTCGATAAAGTGTGGGTTAGCACTGGGGACCGCGTCGCTGTGGGTGAGCCACTGCTGCGCCTAGATACCGCGATTTTGCAAACCGAGCAAGCGCAAATTATCGCGCAGAAGAACCAATTAGATGCGCAACTTAATCTTATTGATGCAAATCTAAAGCGCCAACGCACGCTTAAATCCAAAGGGTTCAGTGCTGAAGCAGAAATCGATTCACTGACAAGTGAACGCCGAGTCCTAATTGCCAGCCAAAACCAGTTAGATGCCTCATTAGCGACGGTCAATTTGCGTATCGAAAAATCCACACTTTACGCGCCTTACTCTGGCTTAGTTGCTAACCGTTTTGTCTCTATTGGTGATGTGGTGAATGTCGGGCAAAGTGCCATTTCACTGCTGTCTTCAGAGCAACTTGAAGCGAGTATCGGCTTACCCACAGAGTTGATTGCGAATGTGTTGGGTCAAGATAGTTTTAATCTGCGCATCAATGGCAGCGACTACCCAGCGCAACTGATCCGTCAAGCCGCGCAAATTGATCGGCTCTCGCGTACCCAGATACTCAAGTTCAGTCTGCCTCATGACCAAGGTCTGTTAAATGGCCAACTCGCTTATCTGGCTGTCAAAGAAACGAAAAAGGTGCCCGGCTATTGGGTGCCAGTTTCCGCACTCACTGATGGAGTACGCGGTGTTTGGAACGTGTTTGCCCTAGATAATGACAACAGAATTGAGCGTCGTACGGTCAATGTCATACACGCTAACCAACACAAAGCCTATATTACAGGGGCAATTCATGACGGTGACCAACTGGTCGTTAATGGTCTCCACCGTTTAGTCCCCGGACAGATCATTGAGCCGCGCAGGGAAAGTGACCAATGA
- a CDS encoding TetR/AcrR family transcriptional regulator gives MKPKSKRELILEAATKLFIEHGYGVSMDNIAKQAGVSKQTVYSHFSNKDSLYEVCIADKCQQIYLMEEAFGDERLLPEVLFEFGLAFHKFMLSYEAQSTFKAAVSQQESHPNLAKAYLNAGPERTGQRFAEFLTRRQAARELREGIDTHQASVQFLLMCHGRAVIHRQIGQTLKESDKEKRHYIQECVNMFLAYYGA, from the coding sequence TTGAAACCAAAATCGAAGCGAGAGCTTATCCTTGAAGCAGCGACAAAGCTCTTTATTGAACACGGATATGGCGTGTCTATGGATAACATTGCAAAACAAGCTGGTGTTTCAAAGCAAACGGTTTATAGCCATTTCTCTAATAAAGATAGTTTGTATGAAGTGTGTATTGCAGATAAGTGCCAACAGATTTATCTCATGGAGGAGGCATTTGGTGATGAGCGATTGCTACCTGAAGTCCTTTTTGAATTTGGCCTCGCATTTCATAAGTTTATGCTTTCTTACGAAGCACAGTCGACATTCAAAGCGGCGGTTTCACAACAAGAGTCTCATCCGAACTTAGCGAAGGCCTACTTAAATGCTGGGCCTGAGCGAACAGGGCAACGGTTTGCTGAGTTTCTAACACGACGACAAGCCGCACGTGAACTTAGAGAAGGGATTGATACTCATCAGGCGTCGGTACAGTTTCTGTTGATGTGTCACGGGAGAGCGGTGATCCATCGCCAAATTGGACAAACGCTCAAAGAGTCAGATAAAGA